A region of Acaryochloris sp. CCMEE 5410 DNA encodes the following proteins:
- a CDS encoding sigma-70 family RNA polymerase sigma factor — MADSRLFSYKGLRISSSIRRTIVRHPELDEVTERRLLLAAQSGDIKARQTLINHNLAFICKVGGVYRQGQSHRLLLDDEVLFNQGVLGLTDAIEGWSIDGGARLQTFAYWHVRKAMQSDESLYADNIIRVPQSARDQLKQINQVIQQHEGHSLQRRLQNGPSSRSNEWRRCCKFTNPPP, encoded by the coding sequence ATGGCAGATTCACGACTGTTTTCCTATAAAGGGTTGCGGATATCATCGTCTATTCGTCGGACCATCGTAAGGCATCCAGAACTGGACGAAGTGACAGAGCGAAGGCTACTGTTGGCCGCACAGTCTGGGGATATCAAAGCCCGCCAAACGCTTATTAATCATAACCTTGCTTTTATCTGCAAGGTGGGTGGTGTCTATCGCCAAGGGCAATCTCATCGTCTGCTCCTCGATGATGAAGTACTTTTCAATCAAGGCGTCCTTGGCTTGACCGACGCGATAGAGGGATGGTCGATTGATGGAGGAGCCAGACTGCAAACCTTCGCCTATTGGCATGTTCGTAAGGCCATGCAGTCGGATGAATCTTTGTATGCGGACAACATCATCCGTGTCCCTCAAAGTGCGCGAGACCAACTCAAGCAGATCAATCAAGTTATCCAGCAACACGAGGGCCACTCACTACAGAGGAGATTGCAGAACGGACCCAGCTCAAGGTCAAACGAGTGGAGACGCTGCTGCAAATTCACCAACCCTCCTCCCTGA